Proteins encoded by one window of Lemur catta isolate mLemCat1 chromosome 12, mLemCat1.pri, whole genome shotgun sequence:
- the LOC123648140 gene encoding LOW QUALITY PROTEIN: solute carrier family 35 member F6-like (The sequence of the model RefSeq protein was modified relative to this genomic sequence to represent the inferred CDS: inserted 2 bases in 1 codon; deleted 1 base in 1 codon), whose protein sequence is MAHSVDGRDCCHKEVHGPARQQASNRKSGEAWVERTACRREPRAHRTARTKYQLLLSGLVVVTGSINTLSAKRADNVRAQGRGGGKEDSFQHPFLQAVGMFPGEFSLLATFSLLRCRAAGWSDSSADPQQPFTPLLFLPPALCDMTGTSLVYVALNMTRASSFQMLRGTVVIFTGLFWVAFLGRRLVLSPWPGVLATIVGLVAVGLADLLSMRDDQHKLSEAIAGDLLIAKTQRIIVSIQMVLEEXFVYKHNVHPLWAVGTEGLCGLLILSSLLVPMDYVPAGSFGGNPHRMLEDALRAFCQVGRQPLIALALLGNISSIAFFNFASISVTKELSATTHMVPDSLRTVVLWALSLALGWEAFHALQILGFLILLMGTALYNRLHHLLLARLCPGRPLAEEGEQERLLSGTHTPDNDAS, encoded by the exons ATGGCGCACAGTGTGGATGGGAGAGACTGCTGTCACAAAGAAGTTCACGGCCCAGCAAGGCAACAGGCAAGCAATCGCAAGTCTGGCGAAGCCTGGG TGGAAAGGACAGCCTGCCGGAGGGAGCCCCGTGCCCACCGCACGGCCCGGACCAAGTACCAGCTGTTGCTGTCCGGGCTCGTGGTCGTTACTGGCTCCATCAACACGCTCTCGGCAAAGCGGGCGGACAACGTCAGGGCCCAGGGCCGCGGAGGGGGCAAGGAAGACAGCTTCCAGCATCCCTTCCTCCAGGCAGTGGGCATGTTCCCGGGAGAGTTCTCCCtcctggccaccttctccctcctCCGGTGCAGAGCTGCAGGGTGGTCAGACTCCAGCGCGGACCCCCAGCAGCCCTTCACCCCACTTCtcttcctgcccccagccctctgTGACATGACGGGGACCAGCCTCGTGTATGTGGCTCTGAACATGACCAGGGCCTCCAGCTTCCAGATGCTGCGGGGCACAGTGGTCATATTCACAGGCCTGTTCTGGGTGGCCTTTCTGGGCCGGAGGCTGGTGCTGAGCCCGTGGCCGGGCGTCCTGGCCACCATCGTGGGGCTGGTTGCTGTGGGCCTGGCCGACCTCCTGAGCATGCGTGATGATCAGCACAAGCTGAGCGAAGCGATCGCAGGAGACCTGTTGATCGCCAAGACCCAGAGA ATTATCGTCTCCATCCAGATGGTGCTAGAGGA GTTTGTCTACAAACACAACGTGCATCCACTATGGGCAGTCGGCACCGAGGGCCTCTGTGGCTTGCTGATCCTCTCCTCGCTGCTGGTGCCCATGGACTACGTGCCCGCTGGCTCCTTCGGTGGAAACCCTCACCGGATGCTGGAGGATGCCCTGCGCGCCTTCTGCCAGGTGGGCCGGCAGCCGCTTATCGCCCTGGCACTGCTGGGCAACATCAGCAGCATCGCCTTCTTCAACTTTGCGAGCATCAGCGTAACCAAGGAGCTGAGCGCCACTACCCACATGGTGCCGGACAGCTTGCGCACTGTCGTCCTCTGGGCACTGAGCCTGGCGCTGGGCTGGGAGGCCTTCCACGCGCTGCAGATCCTCGGCTTCCTCATCCTCCTGATGGGCACCGCCCTCTACAACCGGCTGCACCACCTGCTGCTGGCCCGCCTGTGCCCGGGCCGGCccctggcagaggagggagagcaggagaGATTGCTGAGTGGCACCCACACTCCCGACAATGATGCCAGCTGA